Proteins from a single region of Punica granatum isolate Tunisia-2019 chromosome 8, ASM765513v2, whole genome shotgun sequence:
- the LOC116189061 gene encoding ribosomal protein S2, mitochondrial, with the protein MTLHSIVIQKLLSGNAHVGRRAASEHFKVFTYGIRNQMPIIDSDKTLICLRSACDFIGSLVRQKGRFMFVNTNPLFDEIVEQMTKKIGCYSPSNNVLWRTGGFLTNSCSPKKFRSRNKKLCFGPTSPPDCLVVLDTERKSSVILEADKLQIPVVALVDSRMPWECYKRITYPVPANDSVQFVYLFCNMITKTFLLEKEKLTAAEDRLAIGPADLRIGS; encoded by the coding sequence ATGACGCTCCATTCGATTGTTATCCAAAAGCTCCTGAGTGGAAATGCCCATGTGGGCCGCCGAGCGGCTTCTGAGCACTTCAAGGTTTTCACCTACGGGATCCGGAACCAGATGCCCATCATCGACTCGGACAAAACCCTGATCTGCCTCCGCAGCGCCTGCGATTTCATTGGCTCTCTGGTCCGCCAGAAGGGCCGGTTCATGTTTGTCAACACCAACCCACTCTTCGACGAAATTGTTGAGCAGATGACCAAGAAGATTGGCTGCTACTCCCCCAGCAACAACGTCCTCTGGAGGACCGGTGGGTTCCTCACTAACAGCTGCAGCCCGAAGAAGTTTCGCTCCCGGAACAAGAAGCTCTGCTTCGGTCCCACCAGCCCCCCCGACTGCCTTGTGGTTCTGGACACCGAGAGGAAGTCCTCAGTGATCCTCGAGGCTGACAAGTTGCAGATTCCCGTGGTGGCTTTGGTTGATTCCAGGATGCCGTGGGAATGTTACAAGAGGATCACGTACCCTGTCCCGGCCAACGACTCAGTGCAGTTCgtgtacttgttctgcaacatgaTCACGAAGACCTTCCTTCTCGAGAAGGAGAAGCTCACTGCTGCGGAAGACAGGCTCGCTATTGGGCCAGCTGATCTGAGGATCGGGTCGTAG